The Aspergillus luchuensis IFO 4308 DNA, chromosome 7, nearly complete sequence genome has a segment encoding these proteins:
- a CDS encoding cupin domain-containing protein (COG:S;~EggNog:ENOG410Q2UF;~InterPro:IPR014710,IPR011051;~SECRETED:SignalP(1-19);~antiSMASH:Cluster_7.5) has product MTFIYLIPFASLAVSCIAAISTPAPLPNPHRVITDTNLDTGISFFNTTLSESLAVKQDVGGSLFRLGYITGRTPNTLNGTDITDYIDYLKTASVPPITLPDGRGMMWYIDTPPGEGSPAHRTVSLDVVIQVAGEIEVTLESGEKRIQKPGDMLIQRATTHTWKNPSNDTWARMVGVMYSSNPVILNNGTVLGASGL; this is encoded by the exons ATGACATTCATATATCTAATTCCATTTGCCTCCCTTGCAGTCAGCTGCATTGCAGCCATATCCACCCCGGCGCCACTCCCGAATCCGCACCGTGTCATTACTGACACTAATCTCGATACCGgtatctctttcttcaatACAACACTGAGTGAAAGCCTTGCTGTTAAGCAGGATGTTGGAGGTTCCTTGTTCCGTTTAGGATATATCACCGGCAGGACTCCTAATACGCTTAATGGCACTGATATTACCGACTATATTGATTATCTGAAGACTGCCAGTGTACCTCCTATCACCCTTCCCGATGGTCGTGGCATGATGTGGTACATTGATACACCTCCGGGTGAAGGCAGTCCTGCCCACCGTACTGTCAGTCTCGATGTTGTTATCCAGGTTGCAGGCGAGATTGAAGTCACGCTCGAATCAG GCGAGAAGCGTATCCAGAAACCGGGCGACATGCTTATCCAGCGCGCTACTACTCATACTTGGAAAAACCCCAGCAACGACACGTGGGCTCGTATGGTTGGTGTCATGTACTCAAGCAATCCTGTGATTCTCAACAATGGCACTGTACTTGGTGCTTCCGGACTCTGA
- a CDS encoding MFS transporter (COG:G;~EggNog:ENOG410PHC6;~InterPro:IPR020846,IPR011701,IPR036259;~PFAM:PF07690;~SMCOG1005:Drug resistance transporter, EmrB/QacA;~TransMembrane:12 (i58-79o91-114i126-146o152-174i186-209o221-243i288-314o326-346i366-388o394-415i427-450o462-484i);~antiSMASH:Cluster_7.5;~go_function: GO:0022857 - transmembrane transporter activity [Evidence IEA];~go_process: GO:0055085 - transmembrane transport [Evidence IEA]) produces the protein MSSVVHQDPKIEPVQGAENEAVQGTIIPHGVQDGAEFEVRFRAGDPTNPKEWSSWRRAWALFCIAFSSFIVSLYSTIYTSSIPGISKTFDIQLSVIPTLGITTYLVGTGAGSLIQAPLSEVFGRRPIYLVSMTVFTLLILPCSLATSVAEILVVRFFGGVFGAATISNAPGSLVDIYPSDKLAVGFSLWSIAPFNGPVIGPIIGGFVYAGLGWRWDNWLTMILSGASVMLMATIPETYAPVLLRKRAARLRKEQDSRYWSRYDDRTSFWSQLKVTMGRPFILAATEPILWFFNTWVSVVYAVLYLSFVAYPIVFQDYRGWGPGIGGLAYLGNGLGVMLAICLEPLWRRIINSSPINPETGRVYPEAAGSIMSLGAICTPIGQLVFAWTCVPTSIHWLVPIAFGVPFGFGNTLCFIYSSNYLAGSYGIYAASALSSNTVFRSILGGTLPLAGSKMYQNLTPHWAGTLLGLIELCLVPIPFIFWRFGKRIRSRSRAILQIQKDAEAERNRTSRS, from the exons ATGTCGAGTGTGGTTCATCAAGATCCAAAGATCGAGCCAGTTCAGGGGGCCGAGAATGAAGCTGTGCAAGGTACCATCATCCCTCATGGAGTCCAAGATGGAGCCGAATTCGAGGTCCGGTTCAGAGCCGGGGATCCCACTAATCCCAAAGAATGGTCATCCTGGCGCCGAGCCTGGGCACTGTTCTGcatcgccttctcctcctttatCGTGTCCCTTTACAGCACTATCTACACGTCGTCCATTCCGGGGATCAGCAAAACCTTTGACATTCAACTCTCCGTTATCCCGACGCTAGGGATTACCACCTACCTCGTCGGCACTGGTGCGGGTAGTCTAATCCAAGCGCCTCTCAGCGAGGTATTTGGTCGCCGCCCCATTTACCTCGTGTCCATGACAGTTTTcactcttctcatcctcccgtGTTCTTTGGCCACATCCGTCGCTGAGATATTGGTGGTACGATTTTTCGG AGGCGTGTTCGGTGCTGCTACAATCTCCAATGCGCCAGGTAGCTTGGTAGACATCTATCCATCTGACAAACTGGCAGTGGGATTCTCGCTATGGAGCATCGCGCCGTTCAATGGTCCTGTCATTGGGCCCATCATCGGTGGCTTCGTCTACGCGGGTCTGGGCTGGCGCTGGGATAACTGGCTGACCATGATCCTCAGCGGCGCCTCTGTCATGCTCATGGCTACAATCCCCGAAACATATGCCCCTGTCCTCCTCAGAAAAAGAGCTGCACGGCTCCGGAAAGAGCAGGATAGTCGCTATTGGTCTCGCTACGACGACAGGACATCATTCTGGTCGCAGCTCAAGGTCACCATGGGCCGGCCGTTTATCTTGGCTGCAACTGAGCCCATTCTGTGGTTCTTTAATACATG GGTGTCTGTTGTCTATGCCGTCCTCTACCTTTCCTTCGTCGCATACCCCATCGTTTTCCAAGACTATCGAGGCTGGGGCCCTGGTATCGGTGGCTTGGCATACTTAGGAAATGGTCTTGGAGTGATGCTTGCCATCTGTCTCGAGCCGCTTTGGAGGCGCATCATCAACTCCAGTCCAATCAACCCCGAGACTGGCCGTGTGTATCCTGAAGCCGCGGGGTCCATCATGAGCCTTGGTGCGATATGCACGCCGATAGGTCAACTCGTGTTTGCATGGACTTGTGTGCCTACAAGCATTCACTGGCTGGTGCCTATCGCTTTTGGAGTGCCTTTTGGCTTTGGAAACACGCTGTGCTTTATTTATAGTTCGAATTATC TGGCAGGATCTTACGGCATATACGCAGCTTCTGCGCTCTCTTCAAATACCGTTTTCAGGTCTATCCTAGGAGGCACATTGCCCTTGGCCGGGTCGAAAATGTATCAAAACTTGACACCTCATTGGGCCGGCACACTTCTCGGCCTCATAGAGTTGTGCTTGGTTCCTATCCCATTTATCTTTTGGCGTTTTGGAAAGAGAATTCGTTCGCGAAGCCGAGCGATTCTGCAAATCCAGAAAGATGCTGAGGCGGAACGGAATCGCACGTCTCGATCTTGA
- a CDS encoding uncharacterized protein (COG:S;~EggNog:ENOG410PSYS;~InterPro:IPR037401,IPR032710;~PFAM:PF13577;~antiSMASH:Cluster_7.5): protein MYRCLWGFDTADAALFASSFAADDCVFDLNGKVMHGLEEIKAKCFDSIAKLDTTHFLTNVRVSYVEGESTAVGTSCGLAQHYAPGQGLRDNSRSLLVGSLYWYEFVKDESDGGGGGGGLWKIKHWRVKSVWSEGDWSILQG, encoded by the coding sequence ATGTACCGGTGCCTGTGGGGGTTCGACACCGCGGACGCGGCGTTATTCGCGTCGAGCTTCGCAGCCGACGACTGCGTCTTTGACCTCAATGGCAAGGTCATGCACGGCTTGGAAGAAATCAAGGCAAAATGCTTCGACTCCATTGCGAAATTGGACACGACGCACTTCCTCACCAATGTGCGTGTTAGCTATGTCGAAGGCGAGTCCACCGCCGTGGGTACCAGTTGTGGACTGGCGCAGCACTATGCCCCGGGCCAGGGGCTTCGCGACAATTCCAGGTCGCTCCTGGTGGGAAGTCTGTACTGGTATGAGTTTGTCAAGGATGAGtccgatggtggtggtggtggtggtggcctgTGGAAGATCAAACATTGGAGGGTGAAGTCGGTCTGGAGTGAAGGCGACTGGAGCATTTTGCAGGGGTAA
- a CDS encoding FAD-binding oxidoreductase (COG:C;~EggNog:ENOG410PJ84;~InterPro:IPR006094,IPR036318,IPR016166,IPR016167, IPR016169;~PFAM:PF01565;~SMCOG1138:FAD linked oxidase domain protein;~antiSMASH:Cluster_7.5;~go_function: GO:0016491 - oxidoreductase activity [Evidence IEA];~go_function: GO:0050660 - flavin adenine dinucleotide binding [Evidence IEA];~go_function: GO:0071949 - FAD binding [Evidence IEA];~go_process: GO:0055114 - oxidation-reduction process [Evidence IEA]), translating to MKEIVEPTDWKSDPCTLRREAPSLRQLALDSPDTLIVTPSNQFYAFIRQEYNEYNRQTEPLAIVLPRSIDQLRQAVVYCSGHMPPIPMTIRGGGHDPYGRTVEPSAAQIDLRYFKWINILESKPSSSTATEKAVAVGPGITAIEMHRALDGAGLSAATGWAGSVGVVGWSCGGGYGLSSGAWGMGVDNILGAKVMQADGRIRDTRDDPDLLWAMRGAGQGNYGIIVELRIRVRPKPRYIAGTLVFSLQHAVKVLSGFQALLDEGLPTNFGGEMTINTTDALGPAINLYFTWICDSHSDAHVADGMNFKEKLLWRLQLAPLVDTVSETSTLAFHETLNQGIADSQHGYWDMASLTLARLTPEVIGVIMRNPAPTGGASAILVHHIHGRAVQPDDTASWSHRREHYVVSPCAIAPLDASPRQKQVTREWTQVIYREMLQTGQALRKGYWSMSRPENCDAIDFYGIDTVKRLTKLKQKLDPSNVFPFGLPRFNAKESQDERAHI from the exons ATGAAGGAGATCGTGGAACCCACCGACTGGAAATCCGACCCATGTACACTTCGAAGGGAGGCACCGTCTCTCCGTCAACTGGCCCTTGATTCCCCCGACACCCTCATAGTCACACCTTCCAATCAATTCTACGCATTCATTCGCCAAGAGTACAATGAGTACAACCGTCAGACTGAGCCACTGGCCATCGTCTTGCCGAGGAGCATCGACCAGCTACGACAGGCAGTAGTCTACTGTTCGGGTCATATGCCCCCGATTCCTATGACGATTCGAGGCGGTGGACATGACCCCTACGGACGCACCGTTGAGCCCAGCGCTGCTCAGATTGATCTCAGGTATTTCAAATGGATTAACATCCTCGAGAgcaagccttcttcttcgaccgcAACGGAGAAAGCTGTCGCGGTTGGGCCGGGAATCACGGCTATCGAGATGCATCGAGCGCTAGATGGCGCCGGGCTCAGCGCAGCGACGGGCTGGGCGGGCAGTGTTGGCGTGGTAGGATGGTCCTGCGGCGGAGGTTACGGCCTATCCTCGGGGGCATGGGGGATGGGCGTGGACAACATCCTAGGTGCGAAGGTAATGCAAGCTGATGGGCGCATCCGTGACACGCGAGATGATCCGGATCTCTTGTGGGCCATGCGTGGCGCTGGGCAGGGAAACTATGGCATTATAGTTGAACTGCGAATCCGAGTCCGTCCCAAACCTCGATATATTGCTGGAACTCTGGTCTTTTCTCTGCAGCATGCTGTCAAAGTTCTCTCGGGCTTCCAGGCCCTGCTGGACGAAGGACTCCCGACTAACTTTGGCGGAGAGATGACCATCAACACGACCGACGCACTCGGCCCAGCCATCAACCTATATTTCACTTGGATATGCGACAGCCACTCCGATGCTCATGTGGCTGACGGAATGAACTTCAAGGAAAAGCTTTTGTGGCGACTTCAATTGGCTCCCTTAGTGGACACAGTTAGCGAGA CATCGACCCTTGCTTTTCACGAGACACTCAATCAGGGCATTGCCGACTCCCAGCATGGCTACTGGGATATGGCATCTCTGACCCTGGCCCGTCTCACTCCGGAAGTGATTGGAGTCATCATGCGGAATCCAGCGCCCACTGGCGGCGCATCGGCCATACTCGTGCACCACATCCACGGTCGCGCCGTACAGCCTGATGACACGGCTTCCTGGAGTCATCGTCGTGAACATTATGTTGTTTCGCCATGCGCCATTGCACCGCTGGACGCATCTCCACGCCAGAAGCAAGTCACAAGGGAATGGACGCAAGTTATCTATAGGGAGATGTTGCAAACTGGCCAGGCTCTTCGAAAGGGTTACTGGAGCATGTCGCGGCCAGAGAACTGCGACGCTATTGATTTTTATGGCATCGACACGGTCAAAAGGTTAACGAAGTTGAAACAGAAGCTGGATCCATCAAACGTATTTCCATTTGGCTTACCTCGTTTCAACGCAAAGGAGTCGCAGGATGAGAGGGCTCATATATAA